The DNA segment CTTTTATAAAAAAAGATTTTTTTAATCCATGTAAGTCATTATCCAAAACAATATGAGAATTTTCCATTTGAATATATTTTTTTGATTGCTCAAAAAGATAAAAAATATATTCAATATTTTCATTTGAAAACATTACTCTATTAATTTCTTTCGCAGAAGAAACCATACCTAACAAAACCTTACCTAATTCAAAATTTTTATCTTCACTAAGCCAAATATCAACAGCGTTAACCACATCAACAAATTCATTCAAAGCAGAACTTTTACCATAACATCTAGAAAAAAAATCATAAACTATTTTAGTTGCACATCTTTGATCATCTAAAAAATACCATGGGTATTTTAAAGCGCACTCTAAACCACTTTGGTGATGATCTAGAAGCAAAAGTTTAATTTTTTTACCCTCAACGGCCTTTTGAAATTCTTCACATTGATTCAAATTTAAATTTAAATCAGTAATTAAGATAACAAATTCTTCTTGCGGATTATTCTTTAAATCTTCTTCGATATTTTTAAAAATTACATTAAAATTTTCATTAATTTCTTTTCCATAATTTGAATTATAAAAAAAACAGTTTTTAAAATAAAAATTTACTACATATTGACAAGCATAGCCATCTAAATCTGTATGTGAAAGATGATAAATTTTCATATTTTATCCTTATAGATCATCAACTTTTATAATGCCTTCTGTTTCAAATTTAGTATTTTCAGCAATTTCTGCAAAACTAAGTACGGTGATATTGATACCAAAATTTGAACAAATATCAGCAATAAATTTTCTTAGTTGTGGTTCAACACAAAGCAAGAAAGGTTTTATTCTAGTATTAGCTACATTTGCAAGTTCAGCTTTTAAAGCTTC comes from the Campylobacter insulaenigrae NCTC 12927 genome and includes:
- a CDS encoding DHH family phosphoesterase; translation: MKIYHLSHTDLDGYACQYVVNFYFKNCFFYNSNYGKEINENFNVIFKNIEEDLKNNPQEEFVILITDLNLNLNQCEEFQKAVEGKKIKLLLLDHHQSGLECALKYPWYFLDDQRCATKIVYDFFSRCYGKSSALNEFVDVVNAVDIWLSEDKNFELGKVLLGMVSSAKEINRVMFSNENIEYIFYLFEQSKKYIQMENSHIVLDNDLHGLKKSFFIKDNDDTLSNLISKFVVERLSFNKNKFSIFYKGQKGLLTSNIGNTSVIGNDFLNQNPDFDFFVDVSSRKTLSFRANNKLDVSLMAKNLVNGGGHKNASGGLFAAYKDSSNYEFIKAQFNDLIKNKELKETSENKL